In a genomic window of Glycine max cultivar Williams 82 chromosome 13, Glycine_max_v4.0, whole genome shotgun sequence:
- the LOC100802439 gene encoding uncharacterized protein isoform X1, producing the protein MVVLFGWKRRERERVENGTPSSEGRRTQPAYLTTLHAYGSSGCLGPFKKPPLIATADVPPKGLRKQGKAAKKPSTSEDFWITSTHDMDNSAVQSQGSISSASITNQAADPHGGSCNPTEFVNHGLILWNQTRQAWIGNKRSKNQTEQLREPKLSWNATYESLLGSNKPFPQHISLAEMVEFLVDIWEQEGLYD; encoded by the exons ATGGTTGTTTTGTTTGGGtggaaaagaagagagagagagagagtcgaAAACGGCACTCCCTCATCGGAAGGGAGACGAACACAGCCAG CATATCTCACTACACTGCATGCATATGGG AGCAGTGGTTGTCTTGGACCCTTTAAAAAGCCCCCACTAATTGCTACTGCAGATGTTCCGCCAAAAGGACTGAGGAAACAAGGTAAGGCAGCAAAGAAACCTAGCACATCAGAGGATTTCTGGATCACCAGCACGCATGATATGGACAACAGTGCTGTTCAGTCACAGGGAAGCATCTCATCAGCCAGTATAACAAACCAAGCTGCAGATCCTCATGGAGGTTCATGCAACCCCACTGAGTTTGTGAATCATG GTCTTATTCTTTGGAATCAGACACGGCAAGCTTGGATAGGAAATAAAAGGTCTAAGAACCAAACTGAACAGTTGCGAGAACCCAAATTGAG TTGGAATGCAACATATGAAAGTTTACTAGGGAGCAACAAGCCATTCCCTCAGCACATTTCACTTGCG GAAATGGTAGAGTTTCTTGTGGACATCTGGGAACAAGAGGGTCTGTATGACTAA
- the LOC100802439 gene encoding uncharacterized protein isoform X2 → MHMGGCLGPFKKPPLIATADVPPKGLRKQGKAAKKPSTSEDFWITSTHDMDNSAVQSQGSISSASITNQAADPHGGSCNPTEFVNHGLILWNQTRQAWIGNKRSKNQTEQLREPKLSWNATYESLLGSNKPFPQHISLAEMVEFLVDIWEQEGLYD, encoded by the exons ATGCATATGGG TGGTTGTCTTGGACCCTTTAAAAAGCCCCCACTAATTGCTACTGCAGATGTTCCGCCAAAAGGACTGAGGAAACAAGGTAAGGCAGCAAAGAAACCTAGCACATCAGAGGATTTCTGGATCACCAGCACGCATGATATGGACAACAGTGCTGTTCAGTCACAGGGAAGCATCTCATCAGCCAGTATAACAAACCAAGCTGCAGATCCTCATGGAGGTTCATGCAACCCCACTGAGTTTGTGAATCATG GTCTTATTCTTTGGAATCAGACACGGCAAGCTTGGATAGGAAATAAAAGGTCTAAGAACCAAACTGAACAGTTGCGAGAACCCAAATTGAG TTGGAATGCAACATATGAAAGTTTACTAGGGAGCAACAAGCCATTCCCTCAGCACATTTCACTTGCG GAAATGGTAGAGTTTCTTGTGGACATCTGGGAACAAGAGGGTCTGTATGACTAA
- the LOC100802439 gene encoding uncharacterized protein isoform X3: protein MDNSAVQSQGSISSASITNQAADPHGGSCNPTEFVNHGLILWNQTRQAWIGNKRSKNQTEQLREPKLSWNATYESLLGSNKPFPQHISLAEMVEFLVDIWEQEGLYD from the exons ATGGACAACAGTGCTGTTCAGTCACAGGGAAGCATCTCATCAGCCAGTATAACAAACCAAGCTGCAGATCCTCATGGAGGTTCATGCAACCCCACTGAGTTTGTGAATCATG GTCTTATTCTTTGGAATCAGACACGGCAAGCTTGGATAGGAAATAAAAGGTCTAAGAACCAAACTGAACAGTTGCGAGAACCCAAATTGAG TTGGAATGCAACATATGAAAGTTTACTAGGGAGCAACAAGCCATTCCCTCAGCACATTTCACTTGCG GAAATGGTAGAGTTTCTTGTGGACATCTGGGAACAAGAGGGTCTGTATGACTAA
- the LOC100785496 gene encoding uncharacterized protein has product MLLRTSTVPIPSSWLPHSKEYLPRTLSTPLKNLLHTDPHNHTPSKPPKKPCMSPIKVLENHRSIKMKESDDELFSSSGLDNKLEGSSRLQTLVMGGGMGSGGVRVCGGRGSHGRDGTDAYYQNMIQANPNNALLLGNYAKFLKEVRGDYPKAEQYLERAILADPGDANVLSLYADLIWQTEKNADRAEGYFDQAIKSAPDDCYVMASYARFLWDVEEDEDKDCQHKTDHGHAYPPDLFQETKGSPHVTAAFQSYVSE; this is encoded by the exons ATGTTACTAAGAACTTCCACCGTACCAATTCCAAGCTCATGGCTTCCCCATTCCAAAGAATACCTTCCTAGAACACTTTCAACTCCTCTAAAAAACTTGCTTCACACAGACCCTCATAATCATACCCCATCAAAGCCTCCGAAGAAACCTTGCATGTCACCAATTAAAGTCCTTGAGAACCATCGGAGcatcaagatgaaagaaagtgaTGATGAACTGTTTTCAAGTTCTGGTTTAGATAATAAGCTTGAAGGTAGCAGCAGGTTGCAGACTTTAGTGATGGGTGGTGGGATGGGGAGTGGTGGTGTCAGGGTTTGTGGTGGAAGAGGCTCACATGGTAGGGATGGGACAGATGCTTATTACCAGAACATGATTCAAGCAAACCCCAATAATGCTCTTTTGCTTGGAAATTATGCTAAGTTTTTGAAGGAG GTTCGTGGAGATTATCCTAAAGCAGAGCAGTATCTTGAAAGAGCTATTTTGGCTGATCCTGGCGATGCTAATGTTTTGTCCCTCTACGCGGATTTAATATGGCAAACAGAGAAGAATGCTGATCGAGCTGAGGGCTATTTTGATCAAGCTATTAAAAGTGCCCCGGATGATTG CTATGTGATGGCTTCTTATGCAAGATTCCTCTGGGAtgttgaagaagatgaagataagGACTGTCAACATAAGACTGATCACGGCCATGCATATCCACCTGATCTTTTTCAAGAAACCAAAGGCAGCCCTCATGTTACTGCAGCCTTTCAATCCTACGTATCTGAGTGA
- the LOC100786024 gene encoding G-type lectin S-receptor-like serine/threonine-protein kinase SD2-5, translated as MGIFRCGTLFFHVLLLFRTCLAKDQHVSQIYPGFSASQPDWSDHNGFFLLSNSSAFAFGFFTTLDVSSFVLVVMHLSSYKVVWTANRGLLVGTSDKFVLDHDGNAYLEGGNGVVWATNTRGQKIRSMELLNSGNLVLLGENGTTIWQSFSHPTDTLLPGQDFVEGMTLKSFHNSLNMCHFLSYKAGDLVLYAGFETPQVYWSLSGEQAQGSSKNNTGKVHSASLVSNSLSFYDISRALLWKVVFSEDSDPKSLWAATLDPTGAITFYDLNKGRAPNPEAVKVPQDPCGIPQPCDPYYVCFFENWCICPKLLRTRYNCKPPNISTCSRSSTELLYVGEELDYFALKYTAPVSKSNLNACKETCLGNCSCLVLFFENSTGRCFHFDQTGSFQRYKRGAGAGGYVSFMKVSISSASDDGHGNKNGRNDMVLVVVIVLTVLVIVGLITGFWYLFKRKKNVAKYPQDDLDEDDDFLDSLSGMPARFTFAALCRATKDFSSKIGEGGFGSVYLGVLEDGTQLAVKKLEGVGQGAKEFKAEVSIIGSIHHVHLVKLKGFCAEGPHRLLVYEYMARGSLDKWIFKNSENTFLLNWDTRYNIAIGTAKGLAYLHEECDVRIIHCDIKPQNVLLDDNFTAKVSDFGLAKLMSREQSHVFTTLRGTRGYLAPEWITNYAISEKSDVFSYGMLLLEIIGGRKNYDQWEGAEKAHFPSYVFRMMDEGKLKEVLDPKIDIDEKDERVESALKIALWCIQDDVSLRPSMTKVAQMLDGLCPVPDPPSLSQSGTYSAFMKLSSGEATSSGQASFFSNVPMSCVQLSGPR; from the coding sequence ATGGGCATATTCAGATGTGGGACCTTGTTTTTCCATGTGCTCCTTTTGTTTAGAACCTGTctggccaaagatcaacatgTTAGTCAGATATATCCTGGCTTCAGTGCATCTCAGCCAGATTGGAGCGACCATAATGGTTTTTTCTTGCTATCCAACAGCTCAGCTTTCGCTTTTGGATTCTTCACTACTCTTGATGTTTCATCGTTTGTTTTAGTTGTCATGCACTTAAGCAGCTACAAAGTGGTTTGGACTGCCAACAGAGGCTTACTCGTTGGGACTTCTGATAAATTTGTGCTTGACCATGATGGGAATGCATATTTGGAAGGTGGGAATGGTGTAGTTTGGGCAACAAATACAAGAGGACAAAAAATAAGATCCATGGAATTGCTTAACTCAGGGAATTTGGTGTTGCTTGGGGAAAATGGGACAACTATTTGGCAAAGTTTTAGCCATCCCACTGATACTCTTTTGCCCGGACAAGACTTTGTGGAAGGAATGACACTCAAAAGCTTCCACAACAGCTTGAACATGTGTCATTTTCTTAGTTACAAGGCAGGTGATTTAGTTCTCTATGCAGGATTTGAAACTCCACAAGTGTACTGGTCCCTATCAGGAGAACAAGCTCAGGGAAGCTCAAAAAATAACACTGGTAAGGTTCACTCAGCGTCTTTGGTGTCCAATTCATTGAGTTTTTATGACATAAGTAGAGCTTTGCTATGGAAAGTTGTCTTCTCTGAGGACTCAGATCCCAAGTCATTGTGGGCTGCTACCTTGGATCCAACTGGTGCTATCACTTTTTATGATCTCAACAAAGGGAGGGCTCCTAACCCTGAGGCAGTTAAGGTACCACAAGACCCTTGTGGCATTCCTCAGCCTTGTGATCCTTATTATGTTTGCTTCTTTGAAAACTGGTGCATCTGCCCGAAACTTCTCAGGACTCGCTATAATTGCAAACCTCCCAACATCTCCACCTGTTCTAGGAGTTCAACGGAACTTTTATATGTTGGTGAAGAGCTTGATTATTTTGCTCTCAAGTACACTGCTCCGGTTTCCAAATCAAACCTGAATGCTTGCAAAGAGACTTGTTTAGGAAACTGTTCATGCCTTgtgcttttctttgaaaacagTACCGGAAGATGCTTTCATTTTGATCAGACTGGGAGTTTCCAACGCTATAAGAGGGGTGCAGGTGCTGGTGGTTATGTTTCGTTCATGAAGGTCTCCATTAGTAGTGCTAGTGATGATGGACATGGCAACAAAAATGGAAGGAATGACATGGTGCTAGTTGTTGTCATAGTTCTCACAGTTCTGGTTATAGTTGGTCTTATAACAGGATTCTGGTACTTAttcaagaggaagaagaatgttgctaagtatcCTCAAGATGACttggatgaagatgatgatttcttGGACAGTCTCTCTGGAATGCCTGCACGTTTTACTTTTGCTGCTCTTTGTAGAGCAACTAAGGACTTTTCTTCAAAAATTGGGGAAGGAGGGTTTGGCTCAGTGTATCTAGGTGTGCTTGAAGATGGCACTCAGTTGGCTGTGAAAAAATTGGAAGGTGTTGGACAAGGTGCAAAAGAGTTTAAAGCAGAAGTGTCCATAATTGGAAGTATTCATCATGTTCATCTTGTCAAGCTCAAAGGGTTTTGTGCCGAGGGTCCTCATCGCCTTCTTGTCTATGAATACATGGCAAGGGGTTCTTTGGACaaatggatcttcaagaacagtGAGAACACCTTCTTGTTGAACTGGGACACAAGGTACAACATTGCAATAGGCACGGCTAAGGGATTGGCCTATCTCCATGAGGAGTGTGATGTGAGGATTATCCACTGTGATATTAAGCCGCAAAATGTTCTTCTTGACGATAATTTCACTGCTAAGGTTTCAGATTTTGGATTGGCCAAGCTAATGAGCCGTGAGCAAAGCCATGTGTTCACAACTCTAAGGGGTACAAGAGGGTATCTAGCACCAGAATGGATAACTAACTACGCAATTTCGGAGAAGAGTGATGTGTTCAGCTATGGCATGCTCTTGCTCGAGATAATTGGAGGGAGGAAGAACTATGATCAATGGGAAGGGGCAGAGAAAGCACATTTTCCTTCTTATGTGTTCAGAATGATGGATGAAGGGAAACTGAAAGAGGTTCTTGATCCAAAGATAGATATTGATGAGAAGGATGAAAGGGTTGAGTCTGCTCTTAAAATTGCTCTTTGGTGCATACAAGATGACGTGAGTTTGAGGCCTTCCATGACTAAGGTGGCTCAGATGCTTGATGGTTTGTGCCCTGTACCTGATCCCCCCTCATTATCTCAATCTGGTACTTATTCAGCTTTCATGAAATTGAGTAGTGGAGAAGCTACTTCATCGGGACAGGCTAGTTTTTTTAGTAATGTACCCATGTCATGTGTTCAATTATCAGGACCAAGATGA